The Hymenobacter swuensis DY53 genome includes the window GGTGCACCTGACCGGGGTGCGGGAAGGCTCGCCCGAAACCGGCTACGGCGTGCCGCGCTACCACCACTTAGCCGTGAGCAAGCTGCTCCAGCATCCGTTTCTGCGCCGCTACCAACTCTGGCTCGATAAGCAGCCCGACGACACCCTGCACAGCCTGCTCGACGAGGTGTGCCGCGCCATCGTGAAGCGCCACGCCGTGCTGCTCACGGCTGAGGAGCTGATTGAGCTGGGCCGGGGCCACGAGCTGCTCACGGCGCTGTTTGCCACCTGGAACAACTGCGACGATATCATCCAGGCCTGCTACACGCTCATTGAGCTGCTGAAAAAGGCTTACCAGGACCAGCATTCCGCCATTGAGGCGGAGTATCTGTACCTGTTCTTCACCCTGGTAAAACGCCTGGAGTCCGTGTTCGACTGCCGGGAGCACCGGCTGTCGGTGCGCTCCTTCCGGCGGTTTCTATATGAGCAGATGAAGAACACCCGCCTGCCGTTCAGCGGGGAGCCCATTGCCGATGTGCAGGTGATGGGCCTGCTAGAAACCCGCGCCCTCGACTTCGACCACGTCATTATCCTGAGCTGCAACGAGAACGTGCTGCCGGCCCCCAAGCGGCACAGCTCCTTGTTCCCCTACGACGTGCTTACCACCTTCGGGCTGCCCACCTACGCCGACCACGAAGCCGCCACGGCCCACCAGTTCTGGCGCCTGTTGCAGCGCGCCCGCCAGGTTGATCTGCTGCACATTCTGCCCGGCGCCGAAGGCACCCGCACCGGCGAACGAAGCCGCTTTCTGCTGCAGCTGGAAAACGACCTGGCCCTGCAGAACCCGGCCCTGGAGCTGCTGGACCTCACCGTCAGCAACGAGGAGCCGGTAGTCGTCGGGGCCATGACTACGCCGGTAGCCCACGAGCCGCTGACAACCGACCTGACGCTGGAAAAGGACACCGGCATGCTGCTGGCCCTGCGTGGACTGCTGGATCGGGGCCTGTCGCCGACGGCGCTCAACCAGTACCTGAACTGCTCCCTGCAGTTTTATTTTCAGCGGGTGGCCCGGTTTCGGGAAAACGAGGAAGTGGAGGAAGCGCTGGGGCCCGACGGTTTCGGCACGGTGGTACACGAGGCCCTGGAAGAGCTGCTGATGCCATTCTCCCAGCACCGCAACCCGCAGGCCCCGCCCCTCACCGAAGCGGATATTCCGGGCCTGGTGCAGCTGGCGCCCGTTATGGTAGCCAAGGCCTTGCGCAAGGAAGAAGCCGGCCGCCACGCCCGCGCCGATGAAGGGCTCAACCATGTGTTGGGCCAAGTAGCCGGGCAGCTGGTGCGCCGCTACTTCGAAAGCCTGCTGGAGCAGCCGGGTAGTCTGCCGCTGCATATCCAGAGCCAGGAGGAGGAGCTACACGCCACCGTGTTTGTGGCCCTGCCCGAATCCGGCGAGAAGCTGCCGGTGCGCCTGTTGGGCAAAGCCGACCGGGTAGACCAGCTCCCCGATGGCCGGCTGCGCATTGTGGACTACAAAACGGGGATGGTGGAGAAGTCGCACCTGCAGCTGCTGAAGCGCGGCGAAACGCCCGCCCAGGCCGTGGAGCGCCTGCTCACCGACGCCACCCCGGCCGCCGATAAAGTGCGGCAGCTCTGGCTCTACCGCTTCCTGCTAGCCCAGCAGGGCCGCTCTGCCGCCGATGCTGCCATTATCTCGCTGCGTAACCTCGGGGCGGGCCCTATGTCGGCCGATATGGGCTTTCTGACCGCCGATGGCCAGGATTTCCTGCAGCACAGCGAGCTGCTGCTGGGGCAGTTGGTGCGCCGCATCCTCGACCCCGCCGAGCCTATCCGCAAAACCGACGACCTGGATAAGTGCCAATATTGCCCGTACCGGGGCATTTGCGCCCGGTAAGTGCGCGGGGCTGCTGGCCAGGCAGGGACGTGGCAACCCGCGCTACGCAGGAGCATCGGGTTTCGCGTTTTTTTTGCGGCCCCGGAACTGCGCGGGCTTGAGTTGTTGTCCGGCCAGTTCTACCAACTCTGCCATCCGGCGCTGGCGCGTTGCGGGGCGTTTGGCCAGCACCAGCCATTGCAGCATATTGCGTTTATCAGACCGGCTTAAGCTCAGAAAATAGCTTTTGGCAGGCGGGCTTTGCAGCAGCGCCTGCTCCAGGTCAGGGGGAAGAAGCAGGGCTTCCACCTCGTCAAGAATCGTCCAAGAGCCGTTGCTTTTGGCTGCGTCTATGCAGTTGAGGCCCGCCGGGGTCATCAGGCCTTCGGCTATCAGCCGCGCTACTTTTTCCTTGTTGACCTTCGACCACGTACTGCGGGGCTTTCTTCTGCTGAAAAACTGCCGGTAGGTTTCTTCGTCTATTGGCTTTGCCTGGCTGTCAATCCAGCCAAAACAGAGGGCTTCGTCCACGGCTTCGCTGTACCCGACGGTGGGCCGGCCGGACTTCTTTTTGTAGTAGATCAGCCACACGGATTGTTGGCTGGCGTGATGCTCCTGCAGCCATTTGCGCCAGTGTTGGCGGCTTGTGGGGCAAAACGTTTTCAGCTCTTTTTCGGTCATTACGGTTTGGTAGTCAGCGGTAAAACGAAACAACTCCCCGGGCACTTGCTACCCCAGGGCCTGCCGGGGTGGCTGGCGTAAAACAGGCAGTTGGGAAATAACACGAAGGGTCCGGCAACTTGCCAAACCCTTCGTGTTATACTGGCAGCAAATCGGTTACTTTACCACGGTGGCTTCCACCTCCACGGTTAAGCCGGCAAACAGCCCTTTTACTTCCAGCAGCGTGGTAGCCTGTTTCACGCCGTGGCGGGTAATCCACTCCTGGTACACATCCGTGCAGGTTGTGAAGAACTCCGCCACCGATGTGGTGTACACGTTCAGCCGCACAATGCCCCGGCATTCATATTCTGCCTCCTGAATAAGCTGCTCCAGATTCCGGAAGGTTTGCAGCAGTTGGTTCCGCATGTCGGCGGTGCTGGGCTGGCCTTCCGCATCCAGGGCTACCAGCCCGGAAC containing:
- a CDS encoding PD-(D/E)XK nuclease family protein, encoding MISSPAPTTSLPAALPLPDATPFLTRIARELVTQYGPTGELADLVVVVPTRRAVVYLQNELSLAAEAGHAVWSPRIAAMEDYMVELAGVQVEEPIALQLLLFEIMRDIDPRLDFDQFVGWSGLLLQDFSSLDQNLASPRKVFEYLSQAKALERWNLGDDFTPQSTTTAYFRFWDDLEKVYRRLQRRMRQDRLAYPGLAYRLAQRRVRERLEAGETLPQHVFVGLGFLSKAEEQLIRRLRKAGRAEVYFDGDAFYLERGSPNRAGQHLRQYQERLDLPWNNFGGPAELLRQLPRTVRLVGLANSSMQGKVAGQLLAESRRLNPQAKVAVVLPDETLLLPVLHGLPPREVPEYNVTMGLNFQSTPLFNLVDLLFEVHLTGVREGSPETGYGVPRYHHLAVSKLLQHPFLRRYQLWLDKQPDDTLHSLLDEVCRAIVKRHAVLLTAEELIELGRGHELLTALFATWNNCDDIIQACYTLIELLKKAYQDQHSAIEAEYLYLFFTLVKRLESVFDCREHRLSVRSFRRFLYEQMKNTRLPFSGEPIADVQVMGLLETRALDFDHVIILSCNENVLPAPKRHSSLFPYDVLTTFGLPTYADHEAATAHQFWRLLQRARQVDLLHILPGAEGTRTGERSRFLLQLENDLALQNPALELLDLTVSNEEPVVVGAMTTPVAHEPLTTDLTLEKDTGMLLALRGLLDRGLSPTALNQYLNCSLQFYFQRVARFRENEEVEEALGPDGFGTVVHEALEELLMPFSQHRNPQAPPLTEADIPGLVQLAPVMVAKALRKEEAGRHARADEGLNHVLGQVAGQLVRRYFESLLEQPGSLPLHIQSQEEELHATVFVALPESGEKLPVRLLGKADRVDQLPDGRLRIVDYKTGMVEKSHLQLLKRGETPAQAVERLLTDATPAADKVRQLWLYRFLLAQQGRSAADAAIISLRNLGAGPMSADMGFLTADGQDFLQHSELLLGQLVRRILDPAEPIRKTDDLDKCQYCPYRGICAR
- a CDS encoding YdeI/OmpD-associated family protein, which encodes MTEKELKTFCPTSRQHWRKWLQEHHASQQSVWLIYYKKKSGRPTVGYSEAVDEALCFGWIDSQAKPIDEETYRQFFSRRKPRSTWSKVNKEKVARLIAEGLMTPAGLNCIDAAKSNGSWTILDEVEALLLPPDLEQALLQSPPAKSYFLSLSRSDKRNMLQWLVLAKRPATRQRRMAELVELAGQQLKPAQFRGRKKNAKPDAPA
- a CDS encoding RidA family protein, whose product is MEKRTVDPWKWGERTNSVQAIDIRQPAGTLYCSGLVALDAEGQPSTADMRNQLLQTFRNLEQLIQEAEYECRGIVRLNVYTTSVAEFFTTCTDVYQEWITRHGVKQATTLLEVKGLFAGLTVEVEATVVK